A portion of the Plodia interpunctella isolate USDA-ARS_2022_Savannah chromosome 4, ilPloInte3.2, whole genome shotgun sequence genome contains these proteins:
- the LOC135309706 gene encoding uncharacterized oxidoreductase TM_0325-like gives MFSNKVVLVTGASSGIGAETAQQFSKLDALLVLTGRNKENLKNVADRCQEISPQKLQPFIVIADMNKESDIENIIKLTLEKYNKLDVLVNNAGVLESGTIETTSLAQYDRVINTNVRGPYYLTMLATHAHRRREHPPGINHNRNKVTKKKPEASQSISTDSSHSTSCITRKLVVLLQFFH, from the exons ATGTTTTCCAACAAAGTCGTCCTGGTAACTGGGGCCAGTTCAGGCATTGGAGCAGAAACAGCTCAGCAGTTCTCCAAATTAGACGCACTCCTAGTGTTGACTGGCAGGAACAAAGAGAACCTAAAAAATGTTGCTGATCGATGCCAAGAAATCTCACCACAGAAATTACAACCTTTCATTGTTATTGCTGATATGAATAAAGAAAGTGACAttgagaatattataaaactgactctagaaaaatacaataaacttGATGTTCTTGTAAATAATGCTGGAGTATTAGAATCTGGTACTATTGAGACTACCTCCTTAGCACAGTATGACAGGGTTATAAACACAAATGTCCGAGGTCCTTATTATCTGACTATGCTTGCTACACACGCACATAGGCGCCGCGAGCATCCACCGGGTATCAACCACAACAGAAAc aaagtgacaaaaaaaaaacctgaagCCAGCCAAAGTATATCAACAGATTCATCTCACAGTACATCTTGTATTACCAGGAAGTTGGTGGTCTTACTTCAGTtttttcactaa